In a single window of the Rhopalosiphum padi isolate XX-2018 chromosome 1, ASM2088224v1, whole genome shotgun sequence genome:
- the LOC132931720 gene encoding uncharacterized protein LOC132931720, with product MSFLDIVSKFNQQADSHSKSQSLNPFSEQFEQSRSPSPRFSREEYGKPIAGSKTDLRGRKAKSHICREILELCTVIHDVGTYNTKKRDPDDDDEHCIDDGTIIVSFGELFQIYTKISDKVVGLLIAAKRRGFVYFDREILFQRRDDDVLIALLKPISEISKILKEDISQANSSAPVESKPVEKKKSSSSSKTKRVKPECNKEQNEMSSNHVTISDQPNAISEVTNGDTLVVEVGVDDDHKTNCDEPINVENVESNDGHSTNCNEQVDNNFDGGELVNNVIEISENTENQCIQVDDNMSEVVNGLVIDDEIKTKEIDGFDVVIENKSEVCDLASDDNSGEVRAEVENIQSETCVEINKTHTNDSQGDVTEESINNVVVSGSENNINNETEHICL from the exons ATGTCTTTCCTCGACATCGTCTCGAAATTCAACCAACAAGCCGACAGCCATTCGAAATCGCAGTCTTTGAACCCGTTTTCAGAACAATTCGAACAGTCGCGATCGCCGTCGCCCCGATTTTCCCGGGAGGAATACGGAAA GCCTATAGCGGGCTCTAAAACGGATTTGAGGGGACGAAAAGCAAAGTCTCACATCTGCCGAGAGATATTAGAACTTTGCACGGTCATACACGACGTCGGCACGTACAATACGAAAAAGAGAGaccccgacgacgacgacgaacatTGTATCGACGACGGTACGATTATCGTTAGTTTTGGCGAACTTTTTCAG atTTACACGAAAATATCGGACAAAGTGGTGGGTCTGTTGATAGCGGCCAAACGCCGTGGTTTCGTGTATTTCGATCGGGAAATACTTTTTCAA AGAAGAGATGACGACGTACTGATCGCTCTGTTAAAACCAATTTCCGAAATcagcaaaatattaaaagagGATATAAGTCAGGCAAACTCGTCGGCACCTGTCGAGTCGAAACcagtcgaaaaaaaaaaatcatcatcatCCAGTAAAACGAAACGAGTTAAACCCGAGTGTAATAAAGAACAAAATGAAATGTCATCTAATCATGTGACGATCAGTGACCAACCAAATGCCATATCAGAAGTTACAAATGGCGATACACTGGTCGTAGAAGTCGGAGTCGACGACGACCATAAAACAAATTGCGATGAACCAATAAACGTTGAAAACGTCGAAAGCAACGATGGTCATAGTACAAATTGTAATGAACAAGTCGACAATAATTTCGACGGAGGAGAAttagttaataatgttattgaaaTTTCAGAAAATACGGAGAACCAATGTATTCAAGTAGACGATAATATGTCGGAAGTAGTGAACGGTTTAGTTATTGATGACGAAATTAAAACGAAAGAAATCGATGGTTTTGATGTAGTTATTGAAAATAAGAGCGAAGTCTGTGATTTGGCATCGGACGACAATAGCGGCGAAGTGCGGGCGGAAGTCGAAAATATTCAAAGCGAAACGTGTGTTGAGATTAATAAAA